ggggggtgCTTACCAGTGATCTCCACCACGCCGTCCTTGGTCTTGACCGTCAGCTCCTCGGGGGCGAAGTGGTTGACGTCCAGGGACACGCGCCAGCGGTCGGCGGTCTGCTGGATCTCGGAGACCCCGCTGCTGAGCTGTCGGCTGAGCGCGCGGTTGTAGGCGGGACCCTCGATCGCTGCGGCGGGCAGCGCGCGCACGTAGCCCGGCCATCCGCTGTGGCTCAGCCACTGCGACCACTCCTCGGGCAGCCGGGGCAGCCCGAAGGCCTGGTCGAAGAGGCGGCTGTGGGCCGGATACCAGTCGCGGAAAGGGTCCCAGCTGGGGCCCCTTAGGAGCGAGAAGGGCACTCGGCGCTCGGCCATGCTGGCTAGTCTGGGTGCGTCCGGAGTAGGCTCGGAGAAGCGGGAGAAGTGGCGGGCGCCGGACCCCGTAGCGCTTTTATGGGTCTCCAGCCGGGTATTTTTAGCAGGCGGTGCTTCAGGTCTCTATTAATGGCAATGACGGGCCAGGGGGCAGCCCCTCCCCCTGCATTCCCCCAACTGCATaccggggcgcggggcggggcgaggAAGGCCCTGCCCACATCTGGAACCTTCTCTTGTTCGAGAAAACAAATGACTAGAGCCTCGATGTCGGAGCACTGCCCACTGCTGGACGCTCGGAGGCCTGGGTGCTAAAGCGCTGGGCCGCTATCTGTGGACAGTCGGGGAGGACAAAGccgagagggagagagagagagagagaaagaggtcgAGCAGTGAGTcccaaggggagagagagaggtctAGCAGTGAGTCCCAGGGCGCACAACTAGCAACTGGCAGAGCCAGCCAGGATTTGGAAGGCAGTGTGTCTGTAATATAATGCCTTAAGAAGCAGCGTGGTTAGGGCGGTCTCGGGAGGTAGACCGCCTGAGTTCACATGCAGGTTCTGCCACTCACTGGATGAACTTGTGCAAGTTCAGAGtctttttgcctcagtttccccatcggGAAAAtgggatgatggtggtgatgataatgCTTTCATCGCTAGGTTGGTTTGAAGATTCAGCCTCAATGCAAGTAAACATTTTAGTCCAGGGTACACGATAATGaatatattgttattattagCCCCCTGAAGTTGAAGGAGGGGGCAGGAAGGAAAGCATGTATGTGTCCCTGTTGCAGAGGCAATGGTATGTGTAGGTTTGGCCGTTTGCCCACTGAACCCCAGTGGAGTAGACTCAGATCACAAACCTTGAGGGTCAGTACTGAGAAGGGGTCAGGAAGAAGGTTATGGTCAAGTCTCCCCATTATATCTAGTTTTCTGGAGGAGCCCTAGAGAGGGGAACTTGAAATGCAGCAACGTTGAATCTAGTCAGGGCTTTGCTGTTTGTGTGATTTGGGCCAATGCTCCTTTCCCTGTTGGCAGGTTATTACCTCGAGCCTGTTCTGTTGAATATTCCCGCAGACGGAGAGGGGGCAATTCCTTCAAGCTTGCCTGGAGCCTGAGGCCCCCCCCTCCTCCTATCTGACCGCCTGTAAGATCCACGCCCCCACTACCCTCTCTGGGAAAAGATGCTGCCCCTAGCTTCCTGCCATAATCCTAACAAtctctctctcctgccttccttctcctGACATGTGTCCTGTatccttcctttttcaatgagGAAACAGGTTTGGAGATGAGGTGATGGGCCCACAGTCTCCCGTAAGCCACTAGCAGAGGAAGGCTCTCGTCTCTAGTGCTCAGGGCTCTTCCCCTGGTCAAGCTCCCACCTTGGACTCCtcttgttttctcttctcccgagaCCCACTCTGCTTGCTGCCtgccccccccctccccgccccgccccgaccccCAAGGGTCTCAGCTTCAGGAAGCCCCAGGCCTTGGCTCCCTGGCACTCCCAGCTCCACCCAACTCAGCTCTTAATGTCAGGGTGAGGTCAGGAGCCAGGGAGGGCCGTCATCCGCTCCCTGCCTGCCCACCTCGGCCCAGACTGGAGCCCAGGTGCCCCACCCTCGCGGGAGCTGTCACGTATAATCACAGATGCTTTCAAGTTCAGCCTAGCCACGCTCTGGGTGGGGGCTGCCTGCCTGGCCGCCAGTACCTTGCAGACAGAGGCTCCTTTGAGAGCTTCCTTCGATTTGCCTGAAACCAGGGTGgggaggttccatccctgttgcCCCAGCCAGAGGAAGTTGTGCAACCCACAGCGCCTCCCCCAGCACTCGGCCCATGGCGGCAGGGGTGGCATAAGACAGAACTTTcacatcttacttttttttttttcccacacaaCAAGACTTGTAGGATCAGAGCTCCCCAActaggggattgaacctgggcccttggcagtgaaagcgtggagtcctaaccattggaccaccagggaattcctcacgTCCATCTTTGGTTGGTCACTTCTTGAGGGACTCTGATCAGAGCTGCCAATCACAAGGGAGGGGACCTGGGTGGCTCTAGGTGGTGGTAAGGGGGTGAACGAGGGAGAAACTGGGTTTTGGGGTCAGACTGGGTGGGGTGTGAATCTGCTGCTGTTCACTGGCCTGCTGACCTCGCTGAGCCGGCACGTCCCCCTCTGCAAGCCGCAGATAACAACACACCCATCTTTCAGGGCTGTGCTGAATCTATAACATGATAACTCCAGCGAAGAGCCTGGTGCTCAGAAGTGTTCATTGTTATAataacaaaggaggaaagagggcCTTTAATCTTGGATACTGAGGCTTAGATTAATGAGAAATAACTGGGTGGATGCACCTTACAGCACACTCAAGAATCTTATCAGGGTCTTATTttggagatgagaaaactgagtcacaaCTGGCCTAAGGTCACAAGGCTGGTGATGGGTGGAAGGATTGGAACCTGGGGCCTCCTGCCTCTCCGGCCTGGGAAGTCCATCCAGGGAGGGCTGTGGGCTGAGGAGTGCAGCCCAGGGTTACCTGTGGGACAGGGAGGGTGGGGCTGGCCTCTCTGGGTTCACTTCCAGCCCTGACCAAGCAGAGCACCCTTCTTCCAGGGGACTGAGCTGCCTGGGGTAGCTTTCTGGGGATTAAGGGGATAACTCCACCGCCAGGGATTTCCCAGATGCCAAGGGGTTGGGGAGCAGGTGGGCACTGCCGGGACTCCTTAATCATAGGGTCCCCTCCCTTCATCCCTCGCCTCAAAGTCTGGAGTACCCTGCAGCAGCCTGGAGACTAGCCTCCCAGCCTCCTGGCCCTGTGCCAGAGGCCTCAGCCACATTAGCCACTCCCTTGGCAGGCCTTTGCCAACTGCGGCTGTTCCAGCCCCTCCTTCCCTTGGCCCAGCCTCAGAGAAAGCTCGAGAGTGTTCAGGCAGCTACCGGAGCTCCCAGGAGAGGCCTGACAGCTGATGAATTGCCAGTCGCTGGGCCTGCTGGGAACTAAAAATGTGGGCAGCCGTAATTAGAATGGGGGTGGGAGGCACTGGGTCTCTCTGGAAGCATCTAGATACTTCTCCTGCAGGAGTTCATTTCCACAAACCCAGCTCCTAACTGAGCCTTTGGCTTCTGGCTGGCCTGGGGGGTCACCTCATCACCATCTCTGAAGTGGGGGGAGGGGCGCCAAGGAAGGGCCGGAGGGAGGGCTGGGGTTCCATCCTCTTCTTCCTGCCCTGCCACCAGCAACAAGAATCCGTCAGGCTTGGGAGTCTGGGGACGTCCATGTCTCTGACTGTGACCTTGGCCAGGGGCCGGTCTCTATGACTCATTTGCTTCATCTGTACAGTGAGACCATCGGACTGGATGTTCTCGAAGACTCCTTCCAGCACTGGTGAATCAACAGAttctcctccactctctccctccctcccccgccccatccTGCAGCCCCTCCCCCGCAGGGATGGGCATATGGTGAGAGGAGACAGAGGGGGCCAGAGGATGCTGAGAATCGGAATCCCTGGCGGGTAGTGGCCATTGGAGGTGGGAGCCCGGGTGGCTGGAGCACCCTCATGGGCTGGGTGTCCTGAAAATCCTTTCCCAGGTGGAGGGGAGCTTGGCAAGGGAAGGGCAGGTGCCTGGTGATGAAGCTGGTTTGCTGAATATGCCCTCAGCTAAagagaggctggggaggaggccAGGGTGCTTCCAAGAGCGTTTCAGAGAGGCATGGGAGGGGGGTAGTCAGCTGGAGCCCCCAAATTGGGCATGAACACTTGTGACCTGCTACACTGGGTCTGGGGCTGTAAGAGACAAATTAAGTAAAGGGGGCGGATTTGCCAGGACACAGGAAAGCCTCGTCCAGCCTCCTGGCtgctgtgtgtgttgggagggagTGGACAGAGGGGTCCCTGAGGCCCCGCATGCAGAGGAGAGGACTACTATGCCCCAAATGCCACATCTTCCGAAggttcccccacccctgcccccatctcCCCTCCTTGCTACCCGATATGGAATTCAAGTTTCCTGTTTTCCTGCCTGCCTTCCAGTGTTTTTCCCTTTTCCCAAGGTCAGAGCAGAAGAGTGCAGGCTCAACCCTCTGGGGGAGGGATGGCAGGGGAACAGGAGGGGGTGGGGTACCTCCCTGTCCTTTTCAGGGGAACAGGTGCCAAGTATCCAGTGAAGTGCTGAGGACGAGAGAGCTTCGGTCTTTCAGGCTGACAGGGACCCTCCCCCAGGGATTTCTCCTCTCAGTCCTGGCCAGTTTTGTATCCCTTCTGGCCTGGGACCAACCTGCagttttttcccttctctctgtcGCCCTCTAGGGGTCTTCTTGCTGCCACCTCGCCGTTTGTCGCCACCCTCCCCTACAGTGGCCGGAACCCCTCATTTCTCAGTTCCCTCGTTCACCCCTctactcattcaacaaacatcgCAAGGGTGCCTGTTTGGGGGATGCCAAGATAAGAAGGCATGGCCTGGGCTCCAGAAGCTCACAGATGTAGGGTGAGCAAGACACGCCAAGAAATAACTGCATCAACAGTTTGAtgctctgggacttccttggtggctcagagttaaagaatccgcctcccgaTGCGagggactcgggtttgattcctggtaagggaattaagatcccacgtgcctcagggcACCTAAGCCTGCAAGTTGAAACTACTCAGCACAGACGGTCTCTGGGCTCCGCAACATGAGAAGCCCCCAAGGTGCAATGAGAAGCCTTAGCACTGGGGCTGGTGGACCGCAGATGGGGAGAGAGCAGAAATGAGCCGGTCATGTTGCACAGTCCAAGGTCAATGGGCAACACCCCCAGCACTGAGCAGGACATCCCTAGAGTGATGAGGAGGCTGCACTGAGTTTCAGCAACCCCTGTCGAATCCACAGGTGTTTCTGGATCAGATCACCCTCCATCCAAAGGTCCTGGTCACtcatcccattttgcagatgaggaaaatgtgCAGGTCAGAGATGGGGGCTCTAGCCAAGATACAAGCCGGGAGCTGGCCTCGAGTCGGGGGGCTGGAGTACAGGGACCACCAGTAGAGGGCTGAGCTCACAAGGCTGAGAGGGCACATGGTCCCCCAGCTAGTGGCTGGTGCAGCTGGATGTGGGCACCCCGTCTGCCCTGGCCCTGCGTTCCCCCTGGGCTGTCACCTCCCCTCTGTGGTCAGCAGAACAGAGGCCCCCAAAGAAgtcctattggagaaggaaatggcaacccactcgagtattcttgcctggaaaagtccatggacagaggagtctcgtgggctaccgtccatggggtcgcaaagagtcggacacaactgagtgactaagcaacaacagtgccacagcaaagacccagtgctgccaaaaacaaaaaacaaaaaacccaaattgCTTGATGCCCTAAAGGGAGGGACAGACCAAGGCTGGAGGAAACCAGGGGGAGTGAGTGGCCACTGCAGCTGGCAATCAGGAAGTCTCCTTGGAGGAGGAGGCAGCTGAGCTGGACCTAAACTGGGAGCTCCTAGGGAACTGGAGGACAGGGCATGTGGGGGGCCAAGGGACCCTCCAGGGAGGAGGGTCTGCTGGATTCCAGGAAAGGGATGGGAGCTGAGGTTGGAGGGTGGCGGGAGGAGAGGATGGCAGTTTCAGGGGCCTGGGATCACATGGTCCTGGGATCCTCGGGGTGGGGAGTTCTGCTTCATTAATTCCAGTACTGGGTCCTCagagcacatagtaggtgttcagtaagcCTGTTGGGAGGAGTGAGGGAAGGGTCAGATCGGCATTTTAGATATggtgggaggggcaggcagggatGGAAGGGGCAGGCCGGCTAGTGAGGAGGTGGGCATGGGAggcagggtggtggggagaggcCAGGAGCCGGGGGTAGGGTAGAAAAAGGAGTGGTACTGCCTGGTCACAGCCTGGCTGTGGGGTGTGGACGAGgaaggctgggcagggagggcagggaagggggaaggcagaggggcagggacaGCTGGGTGGGAGACAGGCTGGACTTGCGTGCCCACCTTCAGGCTGTTTCATGCCCCACCTGCCCCCTGCAAAAGAGTGGCATCTCTAGAGTAGGACCAAGTCTGCTCTCCCTGGAGCCCCAACCCCTGCCTGAAGCCCAGTTCTTGCTGGACCGGTGTAAAGGGTTAAGGAGATCACCAGTGCTTCTTTGAACAGCTTCTCAGATCAGAAACAGAGCCAGTGGCCAAAGGCCTCCTCAGGTGCCCCTTCCAGCCTGAGGGAAAAGAAACTAGAGAGGGGTCACGTGTGGACAGAGCCGTAGGCTTCAGAGCACGGCAACCCCTCCTCGGTTCTGCAGCCCAGAGCAGACCCAGGGCATCTCCTGTGCGGGGCCCTAAAGGACTGCAGAGTGTCTGAGATACCAAGCTGCCTGCAGATGCGGGCGTGACAGCCTCCTTTCAGATTCCCAAAGAGCAGCTGATTCAAAGCAAGGTTAGAATCTGTCACTCtaagaggagaaggaagatgagcagaatgtgtgtgtttaaatctacataaaagaatctgcctgccgtaatgcgggagacctgggttcgatccctgggttgggaagatcccctggagaagggaatggcaacccactccagtattctatcctggagaatccatggacagaggagcctgacgggctacagtccatggggtggcagagtcggacacgactgagtgactaacacatacaagtaaaagaaataaatacaatgtgAGTAGCtgttaaaaacaacagcaaaaagccaCACCAAGCTCTCCCTTTTCAATCCCCATCCTAGCCCCCAGCCAGGGCTGGACACACAGTGTTTTCTGTAAGTGGCCACCCATGGGTGACTTGCTATATGGCAGGCAGGCCCTGTGCCAAGCACTTTCAGGACAGTATCTCCCCTTTCGGCTTCCTCCCAGCCCCGAGTGGAGCCCGGATTCAGAGCCAGTGTTGTTCTGAGCTGTGTTCCAGCTGTTCTGAACATCCTACCTGTAAGGAAGGTTCTGCACATGGACCCTGCTTCCCCATTCACTGCTTAAGTGAGGCCAGGGATTGGGGGGTCGGGGAAACAGGGGTGTTCAAAGCCCACAGGgcgggtcttccctggtggtaaagtggATGacactccgtgctcccaatgctgggggcccaggttccatccctggtcaggctacttagatcccacatgccacaactaaaatccggagcagccaaataaaaaaaaataaatattaaagaaacaaagCCCACAGAGCCTCCAGTCTGAGAGGAAGAAGGCCTTTTGGGGGCCCTGTTTTTCTCCCCACCGATCTGCAGACACATGCATGGAAGCAAGAGGTGGAGGTGCTGCACCCTGGTTCCTCGGTGCCCGCTTTTCTCCTGGGTCCCTCTCATTTCTCAGAGGGTAGGACCCCAGGACCCCCCTTTCCCTCCCTGCACTCCCCAGGTACTCAAATCCACAGAGGCCTGGTCTCACCACCTCCCATCTGGGCTCCAAGTGTTTATTATTTAGAGTCCAATTTCTATCCGCACCGCggagaaggaaggggaaatcgggggtgggggtgggggggtggggggaggaaaccCGGATCAGACCCCAGACCCCTCCCCCAAATGGAGCCCAGGGCATCTGCCCTGTTGGGCCAAGGAAGACTTTGTGAGATCCCTGAGGGCCccgggaggagggggctgggagcAGCAGGAGAGGGCTGGGGGCTCACTGCTTCCCCGTCCATCCGTCCATCCGTCGGTGCCCCAGGCCACCGCCCTCAGTCTAGAGTCTACCCTTCCTTCGAAGGGCTGTAGCACCCCTCTCTGGGAGAGGAGGGACAAGTGCTCCCTCGGCTCCCTGCTCGCATGGGCATGCCCTGGAGTGCACATTATCCTATGCCCGCGCCATCTGGCCCAGGTCCCAGCCACTGGGCATGCCAGGACTCCGGAGCCTGCTCAGTCCTCCCACTGCACTGCTTTCCCCCCCGCAGGCTCCTCCTCTATCCCCCCTTCTCCCTTCTACCTCCTGACCCGGACCCCATTTGATCTCAGGGTCAGAGGCAGCTGGGGTCTGTAGGGCCCACCTTGGGTCACACAGACGGCCTGGCTGGTGAAGCCCTGGCCCAGAAGAGCACAGGGCAACGGCTGGAGGGGAGAGCCTGGCCTGGAGAGGTGGGACCAAGGGTGAGCTCCCTGGGCCTGCAGGCTAAGGCTCAGGGCCCCCACCGAGTCTGGGCACTCTTGGGCCAGGGAAGGGGTTTGCGGAGGCCGTGGGGCCAGCCTCTAGCCTGCAGCTAGGGTCCTCCTGCAGCCAGCTCAGAAGGAAGGGGTTCCCCAGCCTGGAGGGTGGTGCACCAAGGGTTAGGCCGTTCCTCCTTCTGTCTAACTTAGCTCCCACCTGCTGTCCCACTCCATGTCCGCCCAGAGGTGGAGAGGAACTGAGGGCCCTAGGGAGTGGCAGGGGAGGCTCCCAGGTCTGGCACTTTTAACAGGGTGTCCCTGGCTCCACTGGACTGAGGTCCTCAGCCTGGTGAGCTGGCATCAAGCAGGAAAGGGTGATGATCCCTGTGTTCAAAACGGCTCTTTGTTCCCTGGACTGCGTAGGTGagcaggaggtggggtggggacccTCCAGAAGCAGCAGAATCCGGCTCCTCTTTGTCTTCAGGGCACCCACCACCCTCAAGGTCTTCCCCAGTTCCGGGACCTCTTTGTAGCAGTGGGGTGCAGGCCCCACCGCCTCCCACGGCTCCTGGA
This window of the Capricornis sumatraensis isolate serow.1 chromosome 3, serow.2, whole genome shotgun sequence genome carries:
- the HSPB1 gene encoding heat shock protein beta-1 yields the protein MAERRVPFSLLRGPSWDPFRDWYPAHSRLFDQAFGLPRLPEEWSQWLSHSGWPGYVRALPAAAIEGPAYNRALSRQLSSGVSEIQQTADRWRVSLDVNHFAPEELTVKTKDGVVEITGKHEERQDEHGYISRCFTRKYTLPPGVDPTLVSSSLSPEGTLTVEAPLPKSATQSAEITIPVTFQARAQLGGPEAGKSEQPANK